CGGAAGCCCTAACAGATTCTGGGCAGCAGCTCACCGGCGGGCATGGAGAGCACGCGGCTGGTCCCAAGCTCGGTCAGCACGGTCACACGCGGCCTGGCCCCTGGTCTCACCTCCCCGATGACGACGCTCTCGCGGCCAAGAGGGTGCCTCTGGGCAGCCTGAAGCACTGTCTCGACATGATCCTCGGCCACGAAGGCCACGAGACGCCCTTCGTTGGCAAGGTGCAGGGGATCGAAGCCCAGGAGCTCGCAGGCACCCTTCACCTCGGGACGGACGGGAATCAGCCTGTCCTCGATGCCGATCTGGACCTCCGAAGCGAGGGCGATCTCGTTCAGAGCGGCGGCAAGCCCGCCACGAGTGAGGTCACGCAGGGCATGCACGGCTCCGGGAGCTGCCTGCAGCATGGCCTGCACCAACCCGTTCAGGGGAGCGCAGTCGCTTGTGATCGGCGTGCGGAGCGGCAGCTCCTCCCGGGCGACAAGCAGGGCGATGCCGTGGTCACCCAGGGGACCGCTCACCAAGACTCGGTCCGTCGGCTTCACTGACTTGCACCCCG
This DNA window, taken from Armatimonadia bacterium, encodes the following:
- the hypE gene encoding hydrogenase expression/formation protein HypE, producing AQEIAVLYDGEPQWEDAAILPADGRIAVTTDSFVVKPLVFPGGDIGKLAATGTINDLAMRGAVPLYMTVALILEEGLPVATLRQALRSLREVCEQEGVRIVAGDTKVVEKGSGDGLFINTTGVGLVHEPHPPGCKSVKPTDRVLVSGPLGDHGIALLVAREELPLRTPITSDCAPLNGLVQAMLQAAPGAVHALRDLTRGGLAAALNEIALASEVQIGIEDRLIPVRPEVKGACELLGFDPLHLANEGRLVAFVAEDHVETVLQAAQRHPLGRESVVIGEVRPGARPRVTVLTELGTSRVLSMPAGELLPRIC